A segment of the Salminus brasiliensis chromosome 1, fSalBra1.hap2, whole genome shotgun sequence genome:
TTCATCAATGGAAGGGAGCATGTTATGACCCAATCTAGGGTCAGGCTATAAAAAAAGGTTACAGACCATTTTGAGAATACAACTGACCAGATACAGCGTCCttcataatgtttgggacaaagaCATGTTTTTCCTTTGCTCCACAGTAAACCTTTTGGACAGTCCTCTTCATTTTAGGGCATTCATGAGTAAAACAAAGTAATGATAGGTACATCAAAGCAGTGGTGTTTGGGACAGTTTTGCATATCTCTTGCATGCAATGACTGTTTATGGTCTGCAATTTATACACCACCAAGTCATCACCAAGTGCCTACCAGAGTATGCTCCCTGGTGATGTTTGGCTAAGCCTCTGATGCAGCCATCTTTATCTCTTGCTTGTTTTAGGGCCTTGCTGACTTCAGTTTTCTCCTAAGCATATAGAGTGCATGCGAGCGCGCCAGTAACCGTGCCTGAACCATGacaccccaccaccatgtttaacagatgaagTGGTATTCTTTGGATTGTGGACAGTTCATACTTTGCTCTTGCCATCACAATGATACAGGTTCATATCGGTCCCATCTGTCTATAAGACCTTTTCCCAGAATTctgcagaatttttttttttttttaattctttttaatgtatttattttatttaatgagCTCACCGGTGGACTCTGATTATATATTCCACACATTCTCtaactgttttatttttgtttgtttttttgcctcATGATAGCTTCTTTGGCTTTCATTCGCACAGCTCATCCTCATATTAAGCAAAGGTAACTACAGCAATGGGACACACCTGAGTAATCATAAACACTTGTAAAGCCAAATGTCCCAAACATTGCTAAGTGTTGAAATTTTAACATGGGGAAActgaaatgcaatcaaatttcaTTAAATAAGTGTGTACTTTAATCCCATCTGATTGGTTTAATTGGAAATTTTGATTCAAAACCAAGGAGCATATTATGGTAAAATGTAtctttgtcccaaacattacGGAGGGCTCTGTATTATGTGGGTGGTGGGCCATTTTCAAGACAGCAGTGAGAACAACATGTGAGTGGCATGGTACATATGGTATCGCAATAAGTGTATAACAAAATGACAGTGTGTAAGAACCCACACTTACATGCTACTACCATGTCAGCACTACTGCTCTGTCTAACTGAAATGTTCTAATAACgatacaaattattattaagtcACATGTTTTCAGAACGTTCCTGGAACATAATTTCTGTAACATTACAGGCTAACCTTcctggaaccttttaaaaacacagctaaatatTCCTATAATGATCCTATGACCTAtgagatattatttgggtggtgggccaTTCTCAGCAAACACCAACCTTATGgaaacataaatattataatatgatataaataaaacacaatataattaaaaaacaaacattgaTAAAACTGATACATTGACACGTATAATTGCTTGGATTATGAGAATTACTTGACTTTGAGTACTATTGTTTTCTGTATTTATACTGTTTATTGTTGACCtgcattactttttaaaatatggcaaataaatgtaaagaaatcGTTGTAAAGAAGTGCTAGTCAGTTAATCGCCTATGACAGTCCCTTTTCCACTGATGGCTGGTAAATAGCACAGAAAGAAGTTATAGCTGGACACTTGCAACAAAGACTTACAGTATACAGTGGGGGTTTCTGACAGAATGGCCAACAAGCGTAACAAATAGTAGGAAGagtgggaaaagcacagaaGTTGTACATATATGAAGGTCTTCCCCCAAAGACAGATTAGGATAGTTGTGTTTCATTTTACATGTTATAAACTTGAATGTTGGATGCAATCATACAGGTAAGTAaatttaaatgcactggaactcaACTGCGTGGCAAAAAATATCACCTGAACTTTGAGCTTTGATTTCAAAGGTCTAAAGGAacatttacttacttacttttcCTTACTAAAGTAAGTAAAAAAATCTACCAAAACAATACTTTAGTGCAGTAATGAACAACACTTACTCAAGAACCTTCCACCTGAGGAAACCGAAACAGACTGGCAACTCCACATAATCAGAAAAACAAAACTTGTCAAGCCTTCTGTTGCAGCAATTTACTGTTCCATGATTATAATTGACTAATCCACTCCTAGTGTTGAGGCAATTGTTTTCTGAAGAGTCAGACGAAGGTCTAGGCcccacacaaataaacaaaatgtctAAATCAATCAAAGACTCTCCCAAAGAGAAACATTTTGTTGAGGTAGAGTAATGCATTTCAGAACAGAAATGTTTTTGCACTGTGGGCATGCAGGGTGGTGTGCCACACTACATAACATAAGTATGGAAGCATTACTGAACAAATATGGAACGGGCCAGTGAGATTTGATTTCCCTTATACACTCTAATTGTTGACAGAGGGGTGTGTTGGCTGACTGTGTCAACACATCTGGAAGTTATTTggtcactctctgtaaacttgtccaataaaaaaaaaaaatctaagagCAATTCCTTAAAAAATGAAGTAAAAGAAAACCCCCTAATGGTTGGGGCAGGGGTGACTGATCAAAGCCCCCTTTCCATCCAACACAGTGTGCAGTGGAGGGAACCACTGTTGGGGCCACATGCAATGGCAGCAGTTTGAAGTATACAATGAGCAATAACTGGAAAAATCTAAACACTGGTGCAATTAATCACAGTCACATTTTAATAGCGGCTAACAGAGGAGACTAAGGTCCATAGTTGTAGCTATAGTAATGGCCTCTTTGCATGATGCAAAGACTGCCTTGGCTTCAAAGTGTAATCTAATTGATTATTcctgtttacaataaataacaacaaaaaaaattgcTACTTGTGCCAAAAACAAATAGGGGTTAATCACTCAAATTGCCAGGTAAATTACTTTCCAATCATCCCATGCAATGCAAGAACATTTAAGGGAAACAAGCACATAGCACCATCTAGTGTTGTGTTAGGATATTAGCTTCCCCTCTCTGACAGTAAGGCTTCAACCTGAAAGTAGGCAGCAGTAAATGTAttggatttttttattattattattatgaatgtttggtttggttcactctAAAAAGAGAACTAAATGAAATTTCGCAAGTGGCAAATGTGCACATTGCTTAGATTTAATCCATTGCAGTAATTAGCGCCACTAACGATCCACTGTGCCAGTAAATATTATGCCTCATCAGAACGTCAGAAGCCAAGCCCCATAGGCAGAGCCAGTGCATGTGTCTGATTAAAACAATACAGATCTCGGGTCATAACGCAGCCTATATTACATCATTTACTGAAAGTGGTCTATTTTCCATCCCTCATGATACTAGGTCTGAGGCATGCAATGATGAAGTCCAAATGTTGGgtttctctacacacacacacacctcacatgAAAGCTCGCCATAACCATTAAGCTGGCCTGAAATAATGCTCCGTTTTGACTTATCTGTTTTCAAGAACGCAAGTCATCACCACAGTGTTGGTTCAAATAATGGTTTAATTACATACTCTGAAAACATGAGCTTCCATCATCCCAGTTACTCCATGGCAACTAATTCTGACAAACAACCTTCTTCGATCTTCCCACAAATGATTCCTCATGTTCCTGTACTAGTCATTACAGGATCTGATAGCAACAATGTGTAGGGTTATTTGTGCGTTCTGCAAGAAGAAAAAACAGTGAACTCTTAATTGCAGGTGTATCATCTACTTCTTCGCAGCTTGAAAGCGCTCATTAACATTCTCCCAGTTCACAATGTTCCAGATGGCCTTAACGTAGTCCGGTCTGACGTTTTTGTACTGAAGGTAGTATGCATGTTCCCAAACATCAATGCCAAGCAAAGGAACAAGAcctaaaagaaagagaggaaaaagccAAAATGCAAGAAATGCTTAGGTCAAAGAACTGGTTTAAAAAAAGGGAACAGTGGATCAtagcttattacacactttcTTCTACACAAAACAACAGTTCTGTTTTCCCCAAATACTATTCTACAGTATTTAATTCTAGCAACTGTGTGTGCTTATTAGAACTGTATAATTTAGTTTATCCCCATTCCATTGTGAAAGTACTTACCAGTGGTTCCCTGCAGTGGATCTTGGTTGGAACAGGCAGCAATTCGCAGTCTTCCATTCTCTTTATCAAAGCCCAGCCACCCCCATCCTGACCCTTGAACTGCCACAGTAGCAGCAGACATCCTCTCCTTCAGCTTCTGGAATGAGCCAAAGTCACGCTTAATGGCCTCCATAAGATCACCTGGGGTAAAAAAATGTTGTAATATTCATATTACAAATTCACAAACTTTGTTTGCCCACATCGTGAACATCAACTTAAACACAAAGTTTAAGCCACACTAATGGTTTGcaacaaacatgctgaaaatcTAAAAACCAGATTAAAAGTACTGCATCGCTCACCCTGTGGCTCTCCTCCACCACTTGGAGATAAGTTTGTCCAGAAAATGGTGTGGTTGATATGACCCCCACCATTAAATCTCAGAGCTGCCTGAAGGGCCACTTGTGTCGTCACATCACCTACAAAAACCCCAACAAGATTTTAAAGGGTAAAACAGAACAAAGAACATTTTTGATCAGAAACAACCAAATGTGTCTGTGCCTGTATCAACAAAGCATCCAAGATCTAGAGCCAGTTCATGTCAATaaggtttaattttttttttttaactgcacataatttacagcaaaatgtgtcctccacatttgacccatctgtggtagcgaacacacacacacactagtgaacaaggggcagtgaacacacacacacacacacacacacacacacacacacccagagcggtgggcagccaactccagcacccggtgAAGCAGAgcaggtgaagggtcttgctcaagggcccaacagtggcagcttgccgagcctgggtatcgaatccacaaccctgtcatcaatagcccagcgctctaaccgctgaaccaccactgcccaatattttatatattttcctAGATCAACACTACTTCTCTAAGAAGCCTTGTGAATACAAGCCCACGTCTCATACAACAGAGCAAACCTGCCATCACTCTCTGGGTGGGGGAATCAACACTTTTGTTAGAACAGGATAAACTTGGATTCACCTTTGGCCAGAGCCTCTTGATATTTCTCTTCAGTAACGTTGAGATTGTTGACATATGTGGCATGGTGCTTGCTGTGGTGAAGCTGCATGATCTCAGCACAGATGTGGGGCTCAAGCGCCCCGTAGTCATAAGGGAGGTCTGGAAGTGTGTGCTTCAGTCTGGAGGCCAAAGCACCCACCAAGGGGTTTAAGGTGGCTGTGCACCTAATAGCAGAAGGGGACAAAGGTGAAATGTGGCAGACAAAACTCACGTAGAATGAACGCTGTACAATTTTGCCAAGCtgtattcatgttttatttagggGATGAGCTTCCATTTTTGACGACAATGAAAGATTACAGCAGCTGCAACAGAGATTGCATTAATAAGAATGGTTTGTCCTTTGATAATCATCTTTGATAAACGTTGGTAAACGATCATCAAGTTTAGATATTTCCTTTTTATGTCTAAAAGTTAGCACGAGTCATAACTTatctagcactagctagctaaactaCCCTTGAGCATGTAGTGCTAGCTATAACGCTGAGCTTAATTACATAAGCTGCTACTGTGCCGCTGCCAGAAATGGCTAACAAACATAACTGGGACTcagaaagctagctagctacctgctGTGTGGCAGTTTAAGGGCTAAAAGTGGCAGTGAAATGATGTTTTTGGTTGTAACGAGTCTCTATCTACTTATAAAATCAACGCAGTGTGTTGTGCTGGACCCGCTGGACCCGCTGGCTGTCTGCGCGGCATGTGTTAACGCTAGCTAACGCTGACCGTCAGCTCCCTGGAGTCTCGGAAGAACTGTTTGCTAGGCTAACAGCTCCCGTAAACGGCAGTTATACTGAAAAACGCAGTAAATTGCGAAGGCTTCAGTAACTTACGAGTGTTTATCATTACCTGCGAACATGTCCAACTCTGCTCAACATGTTCATATTTCGTTTAACGTTGGCTACAATGAGCACagagctgctactgctgctgctggtgctggttCCCCCCTCAATCACTCACTCCCTCCATTCTAACCTGCCCTTGAAATTTCAACTTGAACTCGAGCAGGAACGTACCATCACTGCCCGCTGGGGGAGGACACACGTCCCTGCGTTTCTGTGTACACATACTACGGCAATTGAGATGAACCAAATTTGCAAACGACTCATTTTAACACCTTTATGGACACTTTAGGTGGCAGTTTATTCTCAAATACCTTACATTTACTGTAATAAGGACAATCTGTAAGAAAGAAATCTCCCCCATCCTCAAAATGATTCACGTGGCCCGTGCTGCTTCACTGGCTGGCCCCGTTGCTGTTGCAATGCTTTGGTTTGCCACTGCTTGCAGATATCTGCTGTAATCTAAAATAGCGAGGGTCCGTTTGAGTGTTTGATCATGTCAGTCTTTTTGAGGTTAGAATGGTGTGTTTTATCACTGAAATGTGATGATGATGGGCTGGCTTACAAACCCTGCGTCCTAAACCGAGCACTACTGCAGTGTGAACGATTCTGTGCTGTAAGGTTGCTGTAGGACGCTGTAGGTTATGGTGGGCAGACAAGTATCTGTGTGTTGAGCAGCTTTAACAGGGGCAAGGGTTAACAGGACTGCTCTACCTACCGGACTGTTAGATCATCAGTGGCATGAAATACATTAGTACTGTAAGTATTAGAGTATTAGTAAAGAAATGTGGTAAACAATGTCCAGAGCATGATATGTATTAAAGCAGAAATAAAGCACGTGCTTACgatttgaaaaatatatattttgccCCGATTTCCCTATATTACCAGAATCACCCATATGAAGGCGCCAGTTGTATTACTACAGCTATGGAAAATGATACTTTCGTATTTAGAGATGCAATGAAATGCTTTGACCTGTCATATGAATATACGATATATACGATATGACATATATGATGAAAAGTACAGGAATAAAACaagaaaattatatattaaaaaatcattattattatgatattaaaataaattatttatttatttattattgttattttaaattATGCAAAGTGTCTTTGACAAATTATTTCGGAAGTTAAAGATGGATAAAGTGTCGGTTGCTGAACTAGTTAACAGGCTGCGATCCACATCATCTAAGCCGCCCCGCCCCTTCAGCCTCTGCGGCGGAACATCCATCGTCCTCGCGGTGATGGCGGCTACGCGGACCTCGCGTTAAGCTTAAGCTTGGCTCGTTTTAAGATTGAAATCCGCTAATAAAACGGACGAGTTGCTCGTTAATCGCGTGCCAGAAGCAGATTGGCTCATCTTGGTCTAACTAAATCAGGGCTTGTAAGTATCACGGCTGTCTGTTTTTGGCTCGTTTTTGGTAAACAAGCTAGGAGCGCTGCGCTTCTCGTCGGAGGGAGAGTCTCTTCCTTTTCCGCCATTTTGTGACAAGAAACTGATAACACACGAAGCCGGCAGGTACTGGTCTAAATAGCAAGCTGATCTCGGGTTTCTCCTCGAATGTAGTTTAGGGGATATGCGTCGAAAATTGTTCAGCGGCTGGAGCCGTGTGTCTGACCCGACGAGGCGCTCCGTTCAGCTCAGCTCGTCCCAGCTTCTGTGTTTAAGACGGGTTGCAGCTCCAGCCATGCTATAGCTAGCTGTTCACGTTGGCTAGCTGCTTACACTGCCGCCGCGTATCACCAGCAAAGGGCCTCGTTTAGGTTTTTGGGGATAGGAAGTCTCTGGAGACGTTTTGCTTAACATAACTTAGCATAACCAGATAGCACGGAcgttagctagccagctagctatcgAAATATGGGCTTAAATGCGATAGGTTGTAAAGTATAACGTTAGCTAGATAGCGAGAACGTAGCTAGCGAACTCCTAAACCCGGTCTAAGCTCAGCTAATAGCCCCTGTTAATGGGTTAATTCCCTTTAGCTGGATCTCCATAGGTCCAGTGCTTTTACTATGCCCGGTGCAAGTCCTAGCTGTGGTCCATTTTGCTTGGACTCGGGGCACGACGAGGCTGGCGTTGATTCCCTTATTCGACTTTTCTGTTCCTCTCGGAAAGGATACAGCAGTTATActattaaataatattgtatGAAATGTAACTTTGCACCATTTTAACCGTGAAAATAAAAACAGGTGAAATAAGCCGTCTTAAAACACGTGTGCTGGCGGACTGCGTGACCACGCAGATTTCTTCTGTGGCCATTTCGTGCCGTTGAAGCCGCCAGTGCGGAGTGGCTGTGTGCTGGTTTGCTTTTGGAGGGAGAGCAGCAATTTCTCATGCGTTTTTCTCGTTTTTGCAGAGATCAAGATGACTAATGAAGAGCCTCTGCCGAAGAAGGTGAGCGAATTGGCGCAGTGATCTTAGCTGTGTGATCTAACGGGGAGATCTCTGCCATGTCGGCTTATTGATTCTTGTGTGTCCGTTCAGGTTCGCCTTAGTGAATCAGACATGAAGACCCTGACCAGAGAGGAGCTGTGTACAAGGTAAGGATGAGCTTGTGTTTTTATTAGAGAGATGTCTGTATTTTTGAAATCCTTtttagtaagtaagtaaataaataaataaatacccccTCCCCCATCTTAGGTGGAAACAGCATGAAGCCTATGTCCAGGTGCTGGAGGCGAAGTATGCGGATTTAAATTGTAAGTCCCGACACATGCATGCTGAGTGTTTCTGGATttgtgtgttgtctgtctgtgtgagcTGTATTGAAGTTGCATGTTCTCTCCACAGCCAATGATGTGACTGGTCTGAAAGAGTCTGAGGAGaagctgaagcagcagcagcaggagtctGCACGCAGGGAGAACATTCTGGTGATGAGGCTGGCCACTAAGGAGCAGGAAATGCAGGAATGCACAGTAAGTATTTCTGTTAAAAGTCACCTAAAGTATCCTAGTCACCTAACACCAGTACCACTTTCCTTTAACTGTTCCTTCAACTGACTGGCCTGCTGGCTTCGGCTCCAGCTGCTGTTCACATTGGGGGAATGTTGCATGGAAGTGGAAATTTGTTTATAGTGAAAGTATTTGTTGGTAGTTGCTGGAGGTAAGAGGCCTAGTTGAGGCGATTTTACACTTCCTCCGAGAGTTTCCGACTTGTACTAGATGTCTTATTTTACCCTCTTTCACATTTGGGCTTCAGTCTGGGAAGAGCGCCAGTGAGATTTGTCAGTTGTCAGTTTGTAACGTCAGCCCATATTAGAAATAAGAATTTTactttgtgttgttgtttaccTCAGCAAGTTGAATCAGTTTATGTGCAGCAGAAAATGTCTTTACAGGTTGTAATTGAACAAACTTTCAAACATTGTTCAGCAAAGAGATGATTTAAAAATCTGATGAATTAGTTTGATGTGCTGTGAGTAGCAAGCATTCCTGTGGTAATGGTATATCGTATCCTACATTGCATGTGTATAATCGTTGTGTTGCAGGACTAGTGGTAGTGTTCAGGCTCAGCTTTTGTTGGTAAGCCTCAGAACAAGTCCTGCCCATTTAGATTTAATTCACAGTTGAGGAGTGGGTGATTGTCAGCACTTAAGCCATATTTTGACATATAAAACGACCCAGTAACAGCAGATTGAGGAGGGACACCCAGATACTATCCCAAACTTGGTACAGTGTTTTTAATTATACGTTTGCTGCACTCCATCTTTTAAAACTGGACTCTTTATGCTCTCTATGAAACATGCGTTGGTCAGGGTTGCTCATAAAAAGCACATTGTGTATCATAATACAATAACACCTCTAATTTACAGTCATGAACACAATTGTTTATCTGGTTAAAGATTAACTGGTGTTGTGCAGGTAAACACAAAGTTTGGCCAGTCATTTCAAGTCACCTGTATGATTTCATGTTGTTTGCAGTCATATCCCTGCCTTTAGTTCGCAGCAGACAGATGTGGTGTTTAATATACTTTGATCAGAACAGTTTCTCTTTCTACTGTTCCTTACTTGTGATGAGTaaattgtaagaaaatatttTGTTTGAGCTGATGGCTACAGGAGATCAGTGGGGCATTAAAATACCCAGATTCCAGTCCTTCTTTGCTGTAGGTTCCTAACACTATTCCTCCCCCTGCAGACCCAGATCCAGTACCTGAAGCAAGTCCAGCAACCCAGTGCGGCTCAGCTGAGATCCTCCAT
Coding sequences within it:
- the sod2 gene encoding superoxide dismutase [Mn], mitochondrial, which codes for MNMLSRVGHVRRCTATLNPLVGALASRLKHTLPDLPYDYGALEPHICAEIMQLHHSKHHATYVNNLNVTEEKYQEALAKGDVTTQVALQAALRFNGGGHINHTIFWTNLSPSGGGEPQGDLMEAIKRDFGSFQKLKERMSAATVAVQGSGWGWLGFDKENGRLRIAACSNQDPLQGTTGLVPLLGIDVWEHAYYLQYKNVRPDYVKAIWNIVNWENVNERFQAAKK